Proteins encoded within one genomic window of Rhodoflexus caldus:
- a CDS encoding cyclase family protein — protein MSLNFCFNQQQWTADITQPLDISMPLNINQLNPNCYYAEEPTAETISFGDTFIGSVAAGGSCNYQRLHITPHGNGTHTECYGHISADGATIHECLRQFLFFARLISIQPAQLSNGDLCILPEQLEKAILTNIPEALIIRTLPNADNKRVRQYSGTNPPYFHAECGRLLASKGIKHLLCDLPSVDREEDGGRLLMHRNFWQYPQATRRESTITELIYVPDTIADGDYLLQLGIISLMMDASPSKPVLYALHQ, from the coding sequence ATGTCATTGAATTTTTGCTTCAATCAACAGCAGTGGACAGCAGATATAACCCAACCTTTGGATATATCTATGCCACTGAATATCAATCAATTAAACCCCAACTGTTATTATGCCGAAGAACCGACGGCCGAAACTATCAGTTTTGGAGATACTTTTATTGGCAGTGTGGCGGCAGGCGGCAGTTGCAACTACCAACGCCTGCACATAACGCCACACGGGAACGGCACACATACCGAGTGCTACGGGCACATTTCCGCTGATGGCGCCACTATTCACGAATGTCTGCGCCAATTCCTTTTTTTTGCCCGTCTGATAAGCATACAACCTGCGCAACTGTCCAACGGCGACCTTTGTATTTTGCCGGAACAATTAGAAAAGGCAATCCTTACAAACATCCCTGAAGCATTGATTATCAGGACATTACCCAATGCTGACAATAAACGGGTGCGGCAGTATTCCGGTACTAATCCACCCTATTTTCATGCAGAATGTGGACGGTTACTGGCAAGCAAAGGCATTAAGCACCTGCTCTGCGATTTGCCTTCGGTGGACAGGGAAGAGGACGGCGGCCGATTGCTTATGCACCGCAATTTCTGGCAGTATCCGCAGGCAACCCGCCGCGAAAGCACCATTACCGAACTGATTTATGTGCCTGATACTATCGCAGACGGCGATTATCTGCTGCAACTCGGTATCATCAGCCTGATGATGGATGCCTCGCCAAGCAAGCCTGTATTATATGCTTTACATCAGTGA
- a CDS encoding transposase family protein, with product MASIFFNLNSDKKCKAATGLTLEQFEKLAEVFSQYYKPKSGNPYIKKQPVFTNPKEALFFVLHYLKSYPTLENMALYFNVDIRTVCDYLKITKKCLKAALQAQDVFIAVVGVCTSDACRL from the coding sequence ATGGCAAGCATCTTTTTTAATCTCAACAGCGATAAAAAATGCAAAGCCGCTACGGGCTTAACTCTTGAACAATTTGAAAAATTAGCCGAAGTTTTTAGCCAATACTACAAGCCCAAATCAGGCAATCCTTACATCAAAAAACAACCTGTTTTTACCAATCCCAAAGAGGCGCTTTTCTTTGTCTTGCACTACCTAAAGTCTTATCCAACGCTGGAAAATATGGCGCTGTATTTTAACGTGGATATCCGTACGGTTTGCGATTATTTAAAAATTACCAAAAAATGCCTCAAAGCGGCTTTACAAGCCCAAGACGTATTTATTGCCGTCGTTGGTGTCTGCACCAGCGACGCCTGTCGCTTGTGA
- the ade gene encoding adenine deaminase has product MNHLISIRANVVNIAARQIFPAEVQISHGKIADIQPTDAPCKYFLMPGFIDAHVHIESSMLVPAQFARLATLHGTVATVSDPHEIANVTGVEGIRYMVRNGNSVPFKFCFGIPSCVPATAFETAGAAISPEQVRELFQTDKLKYLAEMMNWPGVLYGNEDVAAKIKIAQELGKPIDGHAPGLRGEQARQYAAAGMSTDHECFTAAEALDKLAAGMKIIIREGSAAKNFNALAPLLHEHWQQIMFCSDDKHPDSLLEGHINQLAARAVALGVDVFKVLTVACLNPIYHYGLDVGQLRIGDPADCILVEDLTHFKVLQTWINGELVAENGHSFIKAPVAEKQNYFHAQPISADSLQVRAASDTVRAIVALDGELITQEEFVKATIVNGFAIADPGKDLLKIVVINRYKNAPPAVGFIRGFGLRQGAIASSVAHDSHNIVAVGTDDELLAKAVNAIIEAQGGISACNNEETKLLSLPVAGLMSADDAYYVAQAYQDIDTFAKQLCAPVQAQPLQAPFMTLSFMALLVIPSLKMSDLGLFDGNKFEFAQVFC; this is encoded by the coding sequence ATGAATCATCTTATTAGCATACGTGCAAATGTAGTAAATATTGCAGCGCGCCAAATTTTTCCTGCCGAAGTGCAAATCAGCCACGGTAAAATTGCCGACATTCAACCTACCGATGCACCCTGCAAATATTTTCTGATGCCCGGATTTATTGATGCACACGTCCACATTGAAAGTTCTATGCTTGTGCCTGCACAGTTTGCGCGGCTGGCCACCCTGCACGGCACGGTTGCTACCGTTTCCGACCCTCACGAAATTGCCAATGTAACAGGCGTAGAAGGCATTCGCTACATGGTGCGCAACGGCAACAGTGTGCCTTTTAAATTCTGCTTTGGCATACCTTCTTGCGTGCCTGCTACCGCCTTTGAAACAGCGGGCGCAGCCATCAGCCCCGAACAAGTCAGAGAACTTTTCCAAACAGACAAGCTCAAATATCTTGCCGAGATGATGAACTGGCCGGGCGTTCTGTACGGCAACGAAGACGTAGCGGCAAAAATTAAAATCGCGCAGGAATTGGGCAAACCCATTGACGGGCACGCACCCGGTTTGCGCGGTGAGCAGGCAAGACAATACGCAGCGGCAGGCATGAGCACCGACCACGAATGTTTTACGGCCGCAGAGGCGCTCGACAAACTGGCTGCCGGCATGAAAATTATTATCCGCGAAGGAAGCGCTGCCAAAAACTTCAATGCACTTGCCCCCTTGCTCCACGAACATTGGCAACAAATAATGTTCTGCTCCGATGACAAACACCCCGACAGTTTGCTGGAAGGGCACATTAACCAATTGGCAGCCCGCGCCGTAGCCTTAGGCGTAGATGTTTTTAAAGTATTAACGGTTGCCTGCCTCAACCCGATTTATCATTACGGGTTAGACGTTGGTCAATTGCGCATCGGCGACCCGGCAGATTGCATTTTGGTAGAAGACCTGACGCATTTTAAAGTGCTGCAAACGTGGATTAACGGCGAACTGGTAGCAGAAAACGGGCATTCGTTTATTAAAGCGCCTGTGGCAGAAAAGCAAAATTATTTCCATGCACAACCTATTAGTGCCGATTCGCTGCAAGTTCGTGCGGCCTCCGATACGGTGCGCGCCATTGTAGCACTGGACGGCGAACTTATTACACAAGAAGAGTTTGTTAAAGCCACCATTGTCAATGGTTTCGCCATTGCAGACCCCGGTAAAGATTTACTCAAAATAGTGGTTATAAATCGTTACAAAAATGCGCCGCCTGCCGTGGGCTTCATTCGCGGGTTCGGATTGCGGCAGGGAGCCATTGCCTCATCAGTAGCGCACGACTCGCACAACATTGTAGCCGTAGGCACGGATGATGAACTGCTGGCCAAAGCTGTTAATGCCATTATTGAAGCCCAAGGCGGCATTTCGGCTTGCAACAATGAAGAAACCAAACTACTGTCTCTGCCCGTAGCGGGATTAATGTCGGCAGATGATGCCTACTATGTAGCACAGGCCTATCAGGACATAGACACATTTGCCAAGCAACTTTGTGCACCCGTGCAGGCACAACCCTTGCAAGCCCCTTTTATGACGCTGAGCTTCATGGCATTACTTGTAATACCCTCACTGAAAATGAGCGACTTAGGTCTGTTTGATGGTAATAAATTTGAATTTGCGCAGGTTTTCTGCTAA
- a CDS encoding YtxH domain-containing protein: MSKAGRTLLGFIAGAATGIVAGMLFAPDKGINTRDRLSYRLDKYLDALKELMETLKEKKDEPINSAKADGQRVVGDILKEAEKIYSDMHDLEFRIKQK; this comes from the coding sequence ATGAGCAAAGCAGGAAGAACTCTCTTAGGTTTTATCGCCGGTGCAGCAACAGGGATCGTGGCGGGTATGCTTTTCGCACCGGACAAAGGAATTAACACTCGCGACAGATTAAGCTATCGTTTAGATAAGTATTTGGATGCTTTGAAAGAGCTAATGGAAACGCTCAAAGAAAAAAAAGATGAGCCCATTAACAGCGCTAAAGCAGACGGACAGCGCGTAGTTGGTGATATTTTAAAAGAAGCTGAAAAAATTTACAGCGACATGCACGATTTGGAATTCCGAATCAAGCAAAAGTAG
- a CDS encoding TRAP transporter small permease subunit — MAHLINEYIGRGVAWLTTVLVIVFCIDVIIRYVFKSSSVAFYEAEWHIFSIIFLIGAGYSLRHDRHVRVDVFYSRFSPQTKAWVNFFGVLLFLLPFAVLVIKASIPYVALSYRINEGSADAGGLPYRYLIKSTMMIGFALLLLQGIALLLDSLLVILGIQKSSENE, encoded by the coding sequence ATGGCGCATCTGATCAATGAATACATCGGGCGCGGCGTAGCGTGGCTCACTACCGTGTTGGTAATTGTATTCTGCATAGATGTCATCATTCGCTATGTTTTTAAAAGCAGCAGCGTAGCTTTCTACGAAGCCGAGTGGCACATTTTTTCTATTATTTTCCTGATAGGTGCGGGCTATTCGCTGCGGCACGACCGCCACGTGCGGGTAGATGTTTTCTACTCGCGCTTCAGTCCCCAAACAAAGGCTTGGGTCAATTTTTTTGGCGTACTGCTGTTTTTATTGCCTTTTGCGGTCTTGGTTATTAAGGCTTCCATTCCCTATGTGGCCTTGTCTTATCGCATCAACGAAGGCTCTGCCGATGCGGGCGGGCTGCCTTATCGCTATCTGATTAAAAGTACGATGATGATTGGTTTTGCGCTGCTGCTGCTCCAAGGCATTGCGCTGTTGCTGGATAGTTTATTGGTGATTCTGGGTATTCAAAAATCTTCTGAAAACGAATGA
- a CDS encoding transcription antitermination protein NusB: protein MLNRRLLRAKAVQSLYAFQQCQQSDYELALDKIASDFLPDLNSMEVQDPVKLAEGREQAQKLFKEQYLNKTLTLDRPVSAKVEKSAAEAIRFYHQALKKDYENLSRSLVRETEKIFDNYLRFLLLLVELGAQAKKEHQDSLNRKFTQVSVAEYTFKLAKNPIIAKLAAHSALKDEALRRNIVWDNELVREWYKLMLKEDFYKQYRSLPETTDEDELNIVLSIAKQFILSNDAVLAYFEENDIGWTDNMPVIKSMAVKTIKRIAEAPAGEQIPLQELSPNWQDDKEYLIELFAKGVQESAMAQQMIADRTQNWDIDRITVLDKVILNLAISEMIHFPSIPVKVTINEFIEISKMYSTPKSYFFVNGLLNTIATDLQQAGKVKKSGRGLIDNK, encoded by the coding sequence ATGCTCAATCGGCGATTACTTCGTGCTAAGGCTGTACAAAGCCTCTATGCTTTTCAACAATGTCAGCAATCGGACTATGAACTTGCATTAGATAAAATTGCATCCGACTTTCTGCCGGATTTAAACTCTATGGAAGTGCAAGACCCCGTTAAACTGGCAGAAGGAAGAGAACAGGCACAAAAATTATTCAAAGAACAATATCTCAATAAAACACTCACGTTAGACCGTCCGGTAAGCGCTAAGGTTGAAAAATCTGCGGCCGAAGCCATTCGCTTTTACCATCAGGCACTCAAAAAAGATTACGAAAACCTGAGCCGCTCCTTGGTGCGCGAAACCGAAAAAATATTTGACAACTACCTGCGTTTTCTTTTGTTGCTGGTAGAGCTGGGCGCACAAGCCAAAAAAGAACATCAGGACAGCCTCAACCGCAAGTTTACTCAGGTGAGCGTTGCCGAATACACCTTTAAGCTGGCCAAAAATCCCATTATTGCTAAATTGGCTGCACACAGTGCGCTCAAAGACGAAGCCCTGCGCCGCAACATTGTGTGGGACAACGAACTTGTGCGCGAGTGGTACAAGCTCATGCTCAAAGAAGACTTCTACAAACAGTATCGCAGCCTGCCCGAAACAACCGATGAAGATGAACTGAATATCGTACTGAGCATTGCCAAACAGTTCATCCTTTCCAACGATGCCGTTTTAGCCTATTTTGAAGAAAACGACATCGGCTGGACAGACAATATGCCCGTTATTAAAAGCATGGCGGTAAAAACCATCAAACGCATTGCAGAAGCACCTGCAGGCGAGCAGATACCGTTGCAAGAGCTTTCCCCAAACTGGCAAGACGATAAAGAATACCTGATTGAACTGTTTGCCAAAGGCGTACAAGAGTCGGCTATGGCACAGCAAATGATAGCAGACCGCACCCAAAACTGGGATATTGACCGCATAACCGTATTGGACAAGGTGATTCTCAACCTCGCCATCAGCGAAATGATACACTTCCCAAGTATTCCGGTGAAAGTAACCATCAATGAGTTTATTGAAATCTCCAAAATGTACAGTACTCCCAAAAGTTACTTCTTCGTGAATGGCCTGCTCAACACAATTGCTACCGACCTGCAACAGGCCGGCAAAGTAAAGAAAAGCGGTCGCGGCCTGATAGACAACAAATAA
- a CDS encoding Gfo/Idh/MocA family protein: MQTIRWGIAGLGKIAGRFAEDLKLLHDHRLVAVASRSAENARQFAQRYNADYWFDDFRLLVGCPEIDAVYVAAPHADHYTLTIAALQNGKHVLCEKPMGINAAEVAAMQKLATEKGLFLMEALWTRYMPSFLKMLEWLPQIGAIREIRADFGFAAHFPDEHRLMDKNKGGGSLLDIGIYPVFLALQLLGKPEKIAATATFNHSGIDTSCQITFDYPQKNCKAMLSCSILEDTVSEAVITGENGSIHMAKPWHNWGTVTLHLPDKEPVLFIPEKRGIGLWLETVAAGEAIRSGKAEEPLLPHATSLQIAQTLDEIRCLIGLVYPQDMRVEA, translated from the coding sequence ATGCAAACCATCCGATGGGGCATTGCAGGCCTTGGTAAAATTGCCGGCCGCTTTGCCGAAGATTTAAAATTGCTGCACGACCATCGGTTGGTTGCCGTTGCCTCTCGCAGTGCCGAAAATGCGCGACAGTTTGCCCAACGATACAACGCCGACTATTGGTTTGATGATTTTCGGCTGTTGGTTGGCTGCCCTGAGATAGATGCAGTTTATGTGGCTGCACCTCATGCCGACCACTATACGCTGACCATAGCGGCACTGCAAAACGGCAAGCATGTACTTTGCGAAAAGCCAATGGGCATCAACGCTGCCGAAGTGGCTGCCATGCAAAAGTTGGCCACCGAAAAAGGCTTGTTTCTGATGGAAGCCCTCTGGACGCGCTACATGCCTTCTTTTCTGAAAATGCTGGAATGGTTGCCACAGATAGGTGCAATCAGAGAGATTCGCGCCGACTTCGGCTTTGCAGCCCATTTCCCCGACGAGCATCGGCTGATGGATAAAAACAAGGGCGGTGGCTCGCTGCTTGATATCGGCATTTATCCTGTTTTTTTAGCATTGCAACTGCTCGGGAAACCTGAAAAAATAGCTGCCACTGCTACTTTCAACCATTCGGGTATAGATACCTCCTGTCAAATCACATTTGACTACCCGCAAAAAAATTGCAAAGCAATGCTATCGTGCAGCATTTTGGAAGACACGGTTTCGGAGGCTGTTATTACGGGTGAAAACGGCAGCATTCACATGGCAAAACCGTGGCACAATTGGGGAACGGTAACGCTGCATCTGCCCGATAAAGAACCCGTTTTGTTTATCCCCGAAAAACGGGGTATCGGTCTTTGGTTAGAAACAGTTGCCGCAGGTGAAGCAATCCGCTCCGGTAAGGCAGAGGAGCCGCTGCTGCCGCACGCAACCAGCTTGCAGATAGCGCAAACACTGGATGAAATTCGCTGCCTGATTGGTTTGGTATATCCGCAGGATATGCGGGTTGAGGCATAA
- a CDS encoding autotransporter outer membrane beta-barrel domain-containing protein — protein MASQVLLAQCESVPSVATPSNIAAITCQSNTIANGNTINSGNSPAFLNNTTISDLSINNQGVAVACGTSAISNNLTMNGGAFGSRLHINGNTTIGSGGSYSSDAIIVIQNGGTLTTTRGNFNNATIVVRSGGTLNLSTSLDNVTIIVENGGTVNLSTGVSALGNVTIVVNPTATLNIAGTGSLDFNGTTRLINYGSITTARNIALQNSNARIFNALNSSRLTFGDLTINNGKLVNYGGVTANALRINNNGTDGQNICMSGNSAISISTIVTNDRLNSVQAFGTACFRIRGTGANQLNSSLTNTSSLTMCIPTGMAPSTGGAAGTNNGFGAATQVLNCNNDNLCNQILPVTWVSFIGKATENSIVLEWTTAYEFNNSHFEIQRSSNGVEFITIGTIAGAGNSRNLQVYRFIDNEPQRGIAYYRIRQVDFDGAYDYSKVITVAPLLSDKYSAAVANNQLLIQVQQPIDFLHIALIDLSGKVIGEWRMLSLNVGQYAFDLPVHKGFYLLHMNADGKEMNRKLAVEP, from the coding sequence ATGGCGAGTCAAGTGCTACTGGCTCAGTGCGAATCGGTACCAAGCGTAGCCACGCCGAGTAATATTGCCGCTATTACCTGCCAAAGCAATACCATTGCCAATGGCAATACGATTAATAGCGGAAATTCACCGGCTTTTCTCAACAATACCACCATCAGCGACTTGTCCATTAACAATCAGGGGGTTGCCGTAGCTTGCGGTACATCTGCCATCAGCAATAATTTGACAATGAACGGGGGTGCTTTTGGCAGCCGTTTGCATATCAACGGTAACACTACTATTGGCAGCGGTGGTTCTTACAGCAGTGATGCGATTATTGTTATACAAAACGGCGGCACATTAACCACCACCAGAGGCAATTTTAATAACGCAACCATTGTTGTGCGCAGTGGCGGAACGTTGAATTTGAGCACTTCGTTGGATAACGTGACCATTATTGTAGAAAACGGAGGTACTGTAAACCTTTCCACAGGCGTTAGCGCATTGGGAAATGTTACCATCGTTGTCAATCCGACAGCAACACTCAATATTGCCGGAACAGGTAGTTTGGACTTCAACGGTACAACGCGGTTGATTAACTACGGGTCTATCACTACTGCCAGAAATATTGCTTTGCAAAACTCAAATGCTCGCATATTTAATGCACTCAACTCCTCACGTTTGACTTTTGGCGATTTGACTATCAATAACGGCAAGTTGGTAAACTATGGAGGCGTTACCGCCAATGCTCTGAGGATTAATAACAATGGTACCGACGGACAAAACATTTGCATGAGCGGAAACTCTGCCATCAGTATATCTACCATTGTCACCAATGACAGGCTCAACAGTGTGCAAGCGTTCGGCACGGCTTGTTTCCGCATTAGGGGAACAGGCGCTAATCAGTTAAACAGTAGCCTGACTAACACAAGCAGCCTGACCATGTGCATTCCGACAGGCATGGCACCTTCAACAGGCGGTGCAGCTGGTACGAACAATGGTTTTGGCGCAGCCACACAAGTACTCAATTGCAACAATGACAACCTGTGCAACCAGATTTTACCCGTAACATGGGTGTCGTTTATCGGAAAAGCCACAGAAAACAGCATCGTATTGGAATGGACTACGGCCTATGAATTTAACAACAGCCACTTTGAAATACAGCGCAGCAGCAACGGCGTGGAATTTATCACCATCGGAACGATAGCGGGCGCAGGTAACAGCCGTAATTTACAGGTTTATCGATTCATTGATAATGAGCCGCAGAGGGGCATTGCGTATTACCGAATCAGGCAAGTAGATTTTGACGGAGCATATGACTATTCAAAGGTAATAACGGTTGCTCCGCTGCTGTCGGACAAATATTCGGCCGCAGTGGCCAACAATCAGTTGCTCATACAAGTACAGCAACCAATTGATTTCCTGCATATTGCATTGATAGACCTTTCCGGTAAAGTCATTGGCGAGTGGCGCATGTTATCGCTCAATGTCGGCCAATATGCATTTGATTTGCCCGTTCATAAAGGCTTTTACCTGTTGCATATGAATGCGGACGGCAAAGAGATGAATCGTAAATTAGCGGTTGAACCTTAA
- a CDS encoding LutC/YkgG family protein produces the protein MKSNREQIISAIRRNPPPAEANLPTVPLYATHTTEKELQSAFVEILGRIGATVIHTPTEEAIRQAIRTSYPEAVHICSAHPAIQGNIDPNTIGHPAELATVDVAIVQGLLGVAENGAIWLTETQMIHRALPFITQHLVIVLSDKHLVENMHAAYQQIAQISEGFGVFISGPSRTADIEQSLVIGAHGARSLLVCLTSD, from the coding sequence ATGAAAAGCAACCGCGAACAAATTATCAGTGCCATTCGCCGCAACCCCCCCCCGGCCGAGGCCAACTTGCCAACCGTTCCTTTATATGCCACCCATACAACCGAGAAGGAATTACAATCGGCATTTGTGGAAATACTCGGGCGCATTGGCGCTACGGTTATACACACCCCCACCGAAGAAGCCATCCGACAAGCTATTCGCACCTCCTACCCGGAGGCTGTTCATATTTGCAGCGCACACCCTGCCATACAGGGCAATATAGACCCAAACACCATTGGCCACCCTGCAGAACTGGCCACGGTAGATGTTGCCATTGTGCAAGGTTTACTCGGCGTAGCAGAAAACGGTGCTATCTGGCTTACCGAAACACAGATGATACATCGTGCGCTACCCTTTATTACGCAACATTTAGTAATTGTACTGTCCGATAAACATCTGGTAGAAAATATGCACGCCGCCTATCAGCAAATAGCACAAATAAGCGAAGGTTTTGGTGTGTTTATTTCAGGCCCTTCGCGCACGGCGGACATTGAGCAATCGCTCGTGATAGGCGCACACGGCGCACGCAGTCTGTTGGTTTGCCTGACAAGCGATTAA
- a CDS encoding TRAP transporter large permease — translation MIALLLFLTLFILLLLGFPVAFTLAGVSIIFGLFTFGLELFNLLPLRIYGTMNNYVLISVPLFVYMGVMLEKSGIAERLLNAMTMFFGGLRGGLALSVVIVGTLLAASTGVVGATVVTMGLLSLPAMLARGYSPYLATGTIAASGTLGQVIPPSVILVLLGSVMNISVGDLFVSAVVPSLLLVFAYIVYIIVFSIIRPEAAPAIPAEERAAFKGDGFYGRMFRAFVLPMILVVSVLGAIFAGIASPTEAAGVGAFMATLLTAYERKLNLKVLREVMAETTHLTVMVFIILIGATAFGLVFRGVGGDHDLVQLIESSNLSPYAFLAFVMLGIFIAGFFIDFIEIIFIFMPVIVPVFVRYQIDLLWVGMLVCMNLQTSFLTPPFGFSLFYLKGVAPPQITTQHLYRGIIPFIVIQLLVLLAVAFYPELATWLPKALR, via the coding sequence ATGATTGCGCTGCTGCTTTTTCTGACCTTGTTTATTTTGCTGTTGCTCGGCTTTCCGGTGGCGTTTACGCTGGCGGGTGTTTCTATCATATTCGGGCTGTTTACTTTCGGGCTGGAACTTTTTAACCTGCTGCCGCTTCGGATTTACGGCACGATGAACAACTACGTGCTGATTTCTGTACCCTTGTTTGTTTACATGGGCGTTATGCTGGAAAAATCGGGTATTGCCGAGCGCCTGCTTAACGCAATGACGATGTTTTTTGGCGGCCTCCGCGGCGGATTGGCGCTGTCCGTAGTTATTGTCGGTACGCTGCTGGCGGCTTCTACGGGCGTGGTAGGCGCAACTGTGGTAACAATGGGCTTGCTGAGCCTTCCGGCTATGCTGGCACGCGGTTACAGCCCCTACCTTGCTACGGGAACAATTGCTGCTTCGGGGACGCTGGGGCAGGTGATTCCGCCAAGTGTGATTTTGGTGCTGTTGGGCAGTGTGATGAATATTTCGGTGGGTGATTTGTTTGTAAGTGCGGTTGTGCCAAGTTTATTGCTTGTTTTTGCTTATATAGTTTACATCATTGTTTTTTCCATCATCAGACCTGAGGCTGCACCGGCTATTCCTGCCGAAGAGCGCGCCGCATTTAAGGGAGATGGTTTTTACGGGCGCATGTTCAGAGCATTTGTGTTGCCCATGATTTTGGTCGTATCGGTGTTGGGAGCCATCTTTGCAGGCATTGCCTCCCCAACCGAAGCGGCAGGCGTAGGGGCATTTATGGCAACTTTGCTGACTGCTTATGAGCGCAAACTCAACCTGAAAGTACTTCGCGAAGTAATGGCAGAAACTACGCACCTGACGGTGATGGTATTCATCATCCTGATTGGCGCAACGGCTTTCGGCTTGGTTTTTAGGGGCGTAGGCGGCGACCACGACTTGGTGCAATTGATTGAAAGCTCGAACCTAAGCCCTTATGCTTTTCTGGCTTTTGTGATGTTGGGTATTTTTATTGCCGGCTTTTTTATTGATTTTATTGAAATTATTTTCATTTTCATGCCGGTAATTGTACCTGTTTTTGTCCGCTATCAGATTGATTTGCTTTGGGTGGGCATGTTGGTATGTATGAACCTGCAAACCTCTTTCCTGACACCGCCGTTCGGCTTTTCATTGTTCTATCTGAAAGGGGTTGCTCCTCCGCAAATTACCACACAGCACCTTTACCGCGGCATTATTCCCTTCATTGTGATTCAGTTATTAGTGTTGCTTGCGGTTGCTTTTTATCCCGAACTGGCTACTTGGCTGCCCAAGGCGCTGCGTTAA
- a CDS encoding universal stress protein → MKTILVPTDFSDNALKAMQYAIRFANTTGSHLVFFRATDTIVPETAPVHLYHELVKSDIEENMEELRKQVAQAYTASGITPATDSYSLAVEYGAFKNMIHVVIEKHQADMIIMGTQGASGLKKVFFGSNTAGLFAQVSIPVLAVPADTPADSITKIGYASDLTDFGDELAKIVAFAKPFHATIDLFHVYPVYPQLVDVTKFDKEKTLHMLTSKFDYDKLHITFVHTEYDNDIVAGIQQYVAEEKPSLLVMFTHERSWFDKLFNPSISQSVAFGTRTPLLVFKK, encoded by the coding sequence ATGAAAACCATCCTCGTTCCCACCGACTTTTCTGACAATGCACTGAAAGCAATGCAATACGCCATTCGCTTTGCCAATACAACCGGCAGCCATTTGGTATTTTTCAGAGCTACAGATACGATTGTACCGGAAACAGCCCCTGTTCATTTGTACCACGAACTGGTAAAAAGTGACATAGAGGAAAATATGGAAGAGCTGCGGAAGCAGGTTGCACAGGCATATACTGCTTCGGGCATTACCCCTGCTACAGACAGCTACTCTTTGGCTGTTGAATACGGCGCTTTCAAGAACATGATTCACGTAGTTATTGAAAAGCATCAGGCCGATATGATTATTATGGGTACACAAGGTGCAAGCGGGCTGAAAAAAGTATTTTTCGGCAGCAATACGGCAGGGTTGTTTGCACAAGTGAGCATCCCTGTACTGGCAGTACCGGCCGACACTCCGGCAGACAGCATTACTAAAATCGGTTATGCTTCAGACCTGACCGACTTTGGCGATGAACTTGCAAAAATTGTAGCCTTTGCCAAACCGTTCCATGCAACCATAGACCTTTTCCACGTATATCCGGTGTACCCTCAATTGGTGGACGTAACCAAATTTGACAAGGAAAAAACCTTGCATATGCTCACCTCAAAATTTGACTATGACAAACTGCATATCACGTTTGTACATACCGAATATGACAACGATATTGTAGCCGGCATTCAACAGTATGTAGCCGAAGAAAAGCCCTCATTACTTGTAATGTTTACCCACGAACGCTCGTGGTTTGACAAGCTATTTAATCCAAGCATCAGCCAATCGGTTGCTTTCGGCACACGGACTCCGCTGCTGGTGTTTAAAAAGTAG